A single region of the Eremothecium gossypii ATCC 10895 chromosome V, complete sequence genome encodes:
- the AOS1 gene encoding E1 ubiquitin-activating protein AOS1 (Syntenic homolog of Saccharomyces cerevisiae YPR180W (AOS1)), whose translation MEEHTSTAGDANRPAKAYEQMEGEQKLDNDEIALYDRQIRLWGMAAQARMRNTRVLLVNFGALGGEVAKNLVLSGIGSLTILDNRVAAAEDLGSQFLLAEEDLGRLRAEVGAARLRDMNPRVSLAVDARNVTEQPAEYFAGHDLVVATDCSRADLEKINAACRARGVPFYAGGLHGLWGYVFVDLVQFDSTEEKAVTVDAPITALGSVSERREVVTVRREHEEDPRSAREIVTTRNYYRPFSEVLAQGTLAGRLTPRQLRRLLPALPLTLAAFLHGHGNDDVASFEAEVKKMCHQLGSSPSNVPAECTELFLRQIGVELPPVAAVIGGAMAQDIINTMGKRQSPLNNFVVLDGITLDMQIFEL comes from the coding sequence ATGGAGGAACACACGTCGACCGCTGGTGACGCAAACAGACCAGCGAAGGCTTACGAGCAAATGGAGGGCGAGCAGAAGTTAGACAACGACGAGATTGCGCTATACGATAGGCAGATTCGGCTATGGGGGATGGCAGCGCAGGCGCGGATGCGCAATACGCGAGTCCTGCTGGTGAACTTCGGGGCGCTGGGCGGCGAGGTGGCCAAAAACCTGGTGCTGAGCGGTATCGGGTCGCTGACAATTCTGGACAACCGggtcgctgctgcagagGACTTGGGGTCGCAGTTCCTGCTGGCAGAGGAGGATCTGGGACGGCTGCGCGCAGAGGTGGGGGcggcgcggctgcgggaCATGAACCCGCGCGTGTCGCTGGCGGTGGATGCGCGAAACGTGACGGAGCAGCCGGCAGAGTACTTTGCGGGCCACGACCTGGTGGTAGCGACGGACTGCTCGCGCGCAGATCTAGAGAAGATCAATGCGGCctgccgcgcccgcggggTACCTTTCTACGCGGGAGGCCTGCACGGGCTGTGGGGCTACGTCTTCGTGGACCTGGTGCAGTTCGACTCTACGGAGGAGAAGGCGGTTACAGTGGACGCTCCGATAACGGCGCTGGGGTCTGTGTCTGAGCGGCGCGAGGTCGTGACGGTAAGGCGCGAACACGAGGAGGATCCGCGGAGCGCTCGCGAGATAGTGACTACGCGCAACTACTATCGGCCGTTTTCAGAAGTGCTGGCGCAGGGCACGCTCGCAGGACGTCTGAcgccgcgccagctgcgACGCCTGCTCCCGGCGCTGCCACTGACGCTTGCTGCGTTTTTGCACGGGCACGGGAATGATGACGTCGCCAGTTTTGAGGCTGAAGTCAAAAAAATGTGTCACCAGTTGGGCTCTTCTCCTAGCAACGTGCCAGCGGAATGTACCGAACTGTTCCTTCGGCAGATTGGGGTGGAGCTGCCACCTGTGGCGGCAGTGATCGGCGGCGCAATGGCCCAGGACATTATCAATACGATGGGCAAACGGCAGTCGCCGCTAAATAATTTCGTGGTATTGGATGGCATTACATTAGACATGCAGATATTCGAGTTGTAA
- the PRP4 gene encoding U4/U6-U5 snRNP complex subunit PRP4 (Syntenic homolog of Saccharomyces cerevisiae YPR178W (PRP4)), with product MVELHEIRVDHDHLIGDKGETVADVLNRQEFSKERFVPTLDEDVRAALRLLDKPEEIPEEDNHDRRERLAELLSSDKQLQKRIEESGFLKRASPGEVSDGDELDEEFYTPASRELVEVRKFLVGYSLDCAARRLAAQRARQGLGVKAYLQQRRAEGKRLATFELVGSQLVADKHVSQVAVHRDGQQLATGCWGGSIKVVSCETLGIAKSIDAAHEGKIGGLDWHPDGNHLLSGGGDNLVKLWDMTSNSFEELRGHAGRVSRVKVHPSGRLAASASFDLTWILWDLERKVELQLQEGHSKAVYTIAFQSDGALLASAGLDAVCAIWDLRSGEPIMKLEGHAGAISGVDWSPNGYQLATAGADGTVRVWDIRNVGTESALLAHQVAALDVKFKKNNGTFLVSCGHDRLVNIFNADNWQKLASLEGHTDRVFTVDITEDGSTIYSGGKDRSLKQWCAK from the coding sequence ATGGTGGAGCTTCATGAGATTCGGGTGGACCATGACCATCTGATAGGCGACAAGGGGGAGACAGTGGCGGATGTCCTGAATAGGCAGGAGTTTTCTAAGGAACGGTTTGTCCCGACACTTGACGAAGACGTACGGGCTGCGTTGCGCTTGCTGGATAAACCAGAGGAAATACCCGAAGAGGATAACCATGACAGGAGAGAGAGATTGGCGGAGCTGCTGTCGTCTGAcaagcagctgcagaagcgGATTGAGGAGTCGGGCTTCTTGAAGCGGGCAAGCCCGGGCGAAGTGAGCGATGGAGATGAGCTTGACGAGGAATTTTACACACCTGCGAGCCGCGAGCTAGTGGAGGTGCGAAAGTTCCTCGTGGGATATTCCCTGGATTGTGCGGCAAGGAGGCTGGCAGCTCAGCGGGCGAGGCAGGGCCTCGGCGTCAAGGCGTATCTGCAGCAGAGGCGGGCCGAGGGCAAACGGCTGGCCACGTTCGAGCTGGTGGGCTCCCAACTGGTTGCTGACAAGCATGTATCGCAGGTTGCCGTGCATAGAGATGGCCAGCAGCTTGCTACCGGCTGCTGGGGGGGTAGCATTAAGGTGGTGAGTTGCGAGACACTAGGCATCGCCAAGTCGATTGATGCAGCGCACGAAGGCAAAATAGGCGGGCTCGACTGGCATCCTGACGGTAATCACTTGCTTTCCGGTGGTGGAGACAACCTTGTGAAGCTCTGGGATATGACTAGTAACTCGTTTGAGGAGCTTCGTGGCCACGCAGGACGCGTATCTCGAGTGAAGGTACACCCTAGCGGCCGTCTGGCAGCTAGTGCTTCCTTTGACCTTACCTGGATCTTATGGGATCTCGAGCGGAAGGTGGAGTTGCAGCTACAAGAAGGCCATTCGAAGGCGGTATATACAATTGCATTTCAGAGCGACGGTGCCCTCCTTGCCAGCGCGGGCCTTGATGCCGTATGCGCTATATGGGATCTGAGGTCTGGGGAACCGATCATGAAGCTGGAGGGCCATGCTGGCGCCATTAGCGGTGTAGACTGGTCTCCGAATGGATACCAGCTTGCTACTGCGGGAGCTGACGGCACTGTCCGTGTATGGGACATTCGAAACGTTGGCACGGAGAGCGCCCTCCTGGCACACCAGGTTGCAGCCCTCGATGTGAAGTTTAAGAAGAATAACGGAACCTTTCTAGTATCCTGCGGCCACGACAGACTTGTGAATATTTTTAATGCTGACAATTGGCAGAAGCTGGCGAGTCTTGAAGGGCACACGGACCGTGTCTTCACGGTAGATATTACGGAGGACGGATCTACCATCTACAGTGGGGGTAAAGATCGTTCCTTGAAACAATGGTGCGCGAAATAG
- the BET2 gene encoding Rab geranylgeranyltransferase BET2 (Syntenic homolog of Saccharomyces cerevisiae YPR176C (BET2)), translated as MKLLKEKHISFIKSLDKKHEDFEYWVTEHLRLNGIYWGLTALCCLGAKDAFDREDIIAFVKRCWDKRTGGFAAYEGHDAHLLTTLSGIQVLATYDALDTLTPQEVEQCVNFIEGNQMADGSFQGDRFGEVDTRFVYTALSSLSILGRLSAKVVDPAVEFIKRCYNFDGGFGLCPGAESHAAQAFTCIGALAIVGRLGDLSARQLEDIGWWLCERQVPEGGLNGRPSKLPDVCYSWWVLSTLAILGKADWIDHEKLGDFILASQDPKSGGISDRPENQVDVFHTLFGIAGLSLMKHDGLVPIDPIYCMPYDITEKFKKYPYET; from the coding sequence ATGAAGCTCTTGAAGGAGAAGCATATATCCTTTATCAAATCATTAGATAAGAAGCATGAGGACTTCGAGTATTGGGTTACGGAGCATCTGAGGCTTAACGGTATATACTGGGGTCTTACTGCGCTTTGCTGCCTTGGTGCGAAGGATGCATTCGACAGAGAAGATATTATTGCGTTTGTCAAGAGATGCTGGGATAAGCGAACGGGTGGGTTTGCGGCATATGAAGGCCACGATGCGCATTTGCTGACGACGTTGTCAGGTATACAGGTGTTGGCTACTTACGATGCGCTCGACACATTAACACCTCAGGAGGTTGAGCAATGTGTGAACTTCATCGAGGGCAACCAAATGGCGGATGGATCATTCCAAGGGGACCGATTCGGCGAAGTGGATACGAGGTTTGTGTACACTGCATTGAGCTCACTGAGTATCCTGGGTAGGCTTTCAGCGAAGGTCGTGGATCCTGCCGTAGAGTTCATCAAACGCTGCTACAACTTCGACGGCGGGTTTGGACTGTGTCCGGGAGCCGAGAGCCACGCAGCACAGGCGTTTACCTGCATCGGCGCTCTCGCTATTGTTGGAAGATTGGGTGATTTATCTGCGCGGCAGCTGGAGGACATCGGGTGGTGGCTTTGCGAGCGTCAGGTACCGGAGGGCGGCCTGAACGGAAGACCAAGTAAACTCCCAGACGTTTGCTATAGCTGGTGGGTGCTTTCTACGTTAGCGATCTTGGGCAAAGCGGACTGGATCGATCACGAAAAGCTGGGCGACTTCATCCTGGCGTCGCAGGATCCAAAGAGCGGCGGCATCAGCGATCGGCCAGAAAATCAGGTCGACGTTTTCCACACTCTTTTCGGAATCGCTGGGCTCAGTTTGATGAAGCACGACGGCTTGGTTCCCATTGACCCCATCTACTGTATGCCATACGATATTACGGAAAAGTTCAAGAAATATCCATACGAAACATGA
- the DPB2 gene encoding DNA polymerase epsilon noncatalytic subunit (Syntenic homolog of Saccharomyces cerevisiae YPR175W (DPB2)) — protein MDRGSALPAEISPQLLRPLAYRVLSKKYGLHIKSDGLAQLAKFIGNAFGVDWRRSAETMQFLERFAAIWREQERGLFVDALGVDAVTQELRERNKTAKQRRPARARETTLDALVRPTEAYSAVESSGGDVTATEPMDEDTVREEPLDWTHYFKVIDTFSQQQFTYDVTKRRYRLVQQRESAAGPLSTLLRIPSLEANLAQFPTRYHLVRDRVLRNASFQNDDVYNPLSSMQQLQQQLDAGGAPLASTAYMSITQIKNLLGRDGKNFLLLGLIRKDSKGFWSLEDPSGSIEIDISETYPTKGTYYVPGCIVLAEGIYSSAGNRFRVSSITHPPGERREAFLEAIGNLDLLGIHGPSNESYISRLDKELKIRLHYLEKELTDHRFVFLGGNIFLDDTMTETALAKLFDVLEHDPPTVLVLPGSFTSTPIYPSSDSKSSSSTAAYRANFDALAKLLSKYERLINETTFVFIPGDNDPWGSMAYLGVAGTLPQHPIPGDFVTKVNRICKHVVWGSNPTRIAYLSQELVIMRDDMCNRFKRNSIIFPTVEEEQKQEYMLLQQELQDDERSSDLSISQLIKSRDQLPASVQESRKIVKTILDQQHLSPFTSQVRPITWDYDYTLHLSPIPSTMIICDPTAPKYDVTYNGCKSINPGSFLHKRSVNYTEYTPSLRKATEEEIVV, from the coding sequence ATGGATAGAGGTAGCGCCCTGCCTGCGGAGATctcgccgcagctgctgcggccgTTGGCATACAGGGTTCTGTCCAAAAAGTACGGTCTCCATATCAAATCTGATGGGCTGGCACAGCTGGCCAAGTTTATTGGGAATGCGTTCGGGGTTGACTGGCGGCGGAGCGCAGAGACGATGCAGTTCTTGGAGCGGTTTGCGGCGATCTGGAGAGAGCAGGAGCGCGGGCTGTTTGTGGATGCGCTGGGTGTGGATGCGGTGACGCAGGAATTGCGAGAACGGAACAAGACTGCGAAGCAGCGGCGGCCCGCGAGAGCACGGGAGACTACTCTGGACGCACTTGTGCGGCCGACAGAGGCATACAGTGCGGTGGAGAGCTCCGGGGGCGATGTGACGGCGACTGAGCCTATGGATGAGGACACGGTACGCGAGGAACCGCTGGACTGGACGCACTACTTCAAGGTGATTGACACGTTCAGCCAGCAGCAGTTCACATACGATGTAACTAAGAGGCGGTATCGgctggtgcagcagcgcgagTCGGCAGCGGGGCCACTATCTACGTTGCTGCGCATTCCCAGTCTTGAAGCCAACCTGGCGCAGTTTCCCACGCGCTACCATCTGGTGAGGGACCGTGTGCTACGCAATGCGAGCTTTCAGAACGACGATGTGTACAATCCGCTTTCTTCcatgcagcagctccaaCAGCAACTGGATGCCGGCGGTGCACCCCTCGCTTCCACTGCTTACATGTCAATTACACAGATAAAGAACCTGCTGGGACGAGATGGTAAGAACTTTTTGCTATTGGGACTCATTCGGAAAGATAGCAAGGGGTTCTGGTCGCTGGAGGACCCATCAGGCAGTATTGAGATCGACATCTCGGAAACCTATCCCACGAAAGGCACATACTACGTTCCTGGGTGCATTGTGCTAGCTGAAGGTATCTATAGCTCTGCAGGAAACCGATTCCGCGTATCATCCATCACACACCCTCCAGGTGAACGACGAGAGGCATTTTTGGAGGCGATCGGGAATCTGGATCTGCTAGGAATCCACGGCCCATCTAACGAGAGCTACATCTCGCGACTGGACAAAGAACTGAAGATACGGCTTCACTACCTAGAAAAAGAGTTGACAGATCATAGATTCGTATTCCTGGGCGGCAATATATTTTTGGATGATACTATGACGGAAACCGCGCTTGCCAAGCTCTTTGATGTGCTTGAGCATGATCCGCCTACCGTGCTTGTACTTCCGGGATCCTTTACCTCTACCCCGATTTATCCTTCATCCGACAGTAAGTCTAGCAGCTCAACTGCTGCATACAGGGCTAATTTTGATGCGTTAGCAAAATTACTATCAAAGTATGAGCGTTTGATCAATGAAACTACCTTTGTATTCATACCAGGAGATAACGATCCCTGGGGGTCAATGGCCTACCTCGGAGTGGCAGGCACGTTGCCGCAACATCCAATACCTGGTGATTTTGTCACCAAAGTTAACAGAATATGCAAGCACGTTGTGTGGGGATCCAATCCAACAAGGATCGCCTACTTGTCTCAGGAACTTGTTATCATGAGAGATGATATGTGCAACAGGTTTAAGCGCAATAGCATTATTTTCCCAACAGTGGAAGAGGAACAGAAACAGGAATACATGCTGTTACAGCAGGAGCTCCAGGATGATGAACGTAGTTCGGATCTCTCCATTAGTCAACTGATTAAGTCCAGGGACCAATTGCCTGCCAGTGTCCAGGAGTCCAGGAAGATAGTCAAAACCATCCTCGATCAGCAACACCTTTCGCCCTTTACCTCGCAGGTGCGCCCTATAACGTGGGACTATGACTACACGTTGCACCTGTCCCCAATACCCTCCACTATGATCATTTGCGACCCAACTGCACCGAAATATGATGTTACTTACAACGGCTGCAAGAGTATCAATCCAGGCTCATTTCTCCACAAGCGGAGCGTCAACTATACTGAGTACACTCCTTCGTTACGGAAAGCAACAGAGGAAGAAATTGTCGTGTAG
- the SEC23 gene encoding GTPase-activating protein SEC23 (Syntenic homolog of Saccharomyces cerevisiae YPR181C (SEC23)), whose translation MDFEQNEDINGVRFSWNVFPASRTDANKNVVPVGCLYTPLKEIEELAVVSYNPVVCGGPHCKAVLNPYCEIDVRSNVWACPLCGTRNHLPQHYANMSQEAMPAELNSTTVEYITNRPVQVAPIFFYVVDVTAEEENLQALKDSIITSLSLLPPNALVGLITYGNVVQLHDLSCTAIDKCNVFRGDREYQLQQLVEMLTGEKSGGNLSAGPQMKITPFSLNRFFLPLEHVEFKLTQLLENLRPDQWTIPPGHRPLRATGSALNIATLLLQGCYRHVAARICLFASGPGTVAPGMIVSSELKDPLRSHHDIDSDNAKHHKKACKFYNQLAERAAENGHTIDIFAGCYDQVGMSEMKKLTDSTGGVLLLTDAFSTAIFKQSFIRLFSKDEEGYLTMAFNASMCIKTSADLKLQGLIGHASPVNVDAQNVSDSEIGIGGTSTWKMASLSPHHSYAIFFEIANTAATASLMGDRPKLAYTQFITAYQHASGTNRVRVTTVANQMLPFGNPAIAASFDQEAAAVLMARVAVDKADSDDGADVIRWIDRTLIKLCQKYADYNKGDPRSFRLAPNFSLYPQFIYYLRRSQFLSVFNNSPDETAFYRHIFTREDTTNSLIMIQPTLTSFSMEEEPQPVLLDSVSVKPNTILLLDTFFYILIYHGEQIAQWRKAGYQDDPQYADFKSLLEEPKLEAAELLVDRFPLPRFIDTEAGGSQARFLLSKLNPSDSYQNQSAAGSTIVLTDDVSLQNFMIHLQDVCVNGQN comes from the coding sequence ATGGATTTCGAACAGAACGAAGACATAAACGGGGTGCGGTTCTCGTGGAATGTTTTCCCGGCGTCCCGGACGGACGCGAACAAGAACGTGGTGCCGGTGGGATGCCTGTACACGCCGCTGAAGGAGATTGAGGAGCTGGCGGTGGTCTCGTACAACCCGGTGGTGTGTGGTGGGCCACACTGTAAGGCGGTGCTGAACCCGTACTGCGAGATCGACGTGCGGTCGAACGTGTGGGCGTGCCCTCTGTGCGGGACGCGGAACCATCTTCCGCAGCACTATGCGAACATGTCTCAGGAGGCGATGCCCGCGGAACTGAACTCCACGACGGTTGAGTACATCACAAATCGGCCGGTGCAGGTGGCGCCGATCTTCTTCTACGTCGTGGACGTAACcgcggaggaggagaacCTCCAGGCGCTGAAGGATTCGATCATCACCTCTCTGTCGTTGCTGCCCCCCAACGCGCTTGTTGGGCTGATCACTTACGGTAATGTAGTTCAGCTGCACGATCTTTCATGCACAGCAATAGACAAGTGCAACGTGTTCCGCGGCGACAGGGAGTACCAGCTACAGCAGCTAGTTGAGATGCTGACGGGAGAGAAAAGCGGTGGTAACCTGTCGGCCGGGCCACAAATGAAGATCACGCCATTTTCGCTGAACAGGTTCTTCCTTCCCCTCGAGCATGTCGAGTTCAAGCTCACTCAATTGCTGGAGAACCTGCGGCCCGACCAGTGGACAATCCCACCGGGACATAGGCCTCTACGGGCTACGGGGTCTGCGCTGAATATTGCAACTCTTCTATTGCAGGGGTGCTACAGGCACGTGGCCGCCAGGATCTGCTTGTTTGCATCAGGTCCAGGTACTGTGGCGCCGGGTATGATTGTTTCTTCTGAGCTAAAGGACCCCCTAAGGTCGCATCACGATATTGATTCGGACAATGCCAAGCACCACAAGAAGGCATGCAAATTCTACAACCAGCTGGCGGAGAGAGCGGCGGAGAACGGACACACAATCGATATCTTTGCTGGATGCTACGACCAGGTTGGTATGTCTGAGATGAAGAAGTTGACCGACTCCACTGGTGGTGTTTTGTTGTTGACTGACGCATTCTCGACGGCCATCTTCAAGCAATCTTTCATCAGACTGTTTTCTAAAGATGAGGAGGGCTACCTAACCATGGCGTTCAATGCTTCCATGTGCATTAAAACCAGTGCAGATCTAAAGCTGCAGGGACTGATTGGCCATGCTTCGCCGGTTAACGTTGATGCACAGAACGTGAGCGATTCAGAAATCGGTATTGGGGGCACTTCTACATGGAAAATGGCGTCCTTGAGCCCTCACCACTCTTACGCTATCTTTTTCGAGATTGCAAATACCGCTGCAACTGCCAGCCTCATGGGGGACAGACCAAAATTGGCATACACCCAATTCATTACTGCATACCAGCATGCATCTGGTACCAACCGTGTCAGAGTGACTACAGTTGCTAACCAGATGTTGCCATTCGGTAACCCGGCAATCGCTGCTTCCTTTGACCAGGAGGCCGCTGCTGTACTAATGGCGCGTGTTGCAGTCGATAAGGCAGATTCCGATGATGGCGCTGACGTCATCCGGTGGATCGATAGAACTTTGATCAAGCTTTGCCAGAAGTACGCCGACTACAACAAGGGCGACCCCCGCTCCTTCCGCTTGGCACCAAACTTTTCCCTATACCCTCAATTCATCTACTACCTACGCAGATCACAGTTTCTAAGCGTGTTCAACAACTCGCCTGATGAAACTGCGTTCTACAGGCACATTTTCACGCGTGAGGACACTACCAACTCCTTAATCATGATCCAACCTACTCTAACCTCGTTCTCTATGGAAGAAGAGCCGCAACCAGTCCTTCTGGATTCTGTTTCGGTCAAGCCGAACACCATTTTGCTGCTGGACACCTTCTTCTATATCTTAATCTACCATGGCGAGCAGATTGCTCAGTGGAGAAAGGCTGGCTACCAAGACGACCCGCAGTATGCGGATTTCAAGTCTCTGTTAGAGGAGCCCAAGCTCGAGGCTGCAGAATTGCTGGTAGACAGGTTTCCGCTGCCACGTTTCATCGATACCGAGGCAGGCGGTTCGCAAGCCCGTTTCTTGCTGTCCAAATTGAACCCCTCTGATAGTTATCAAAACCAGTCCGCTGCAGGCTCCACCATTGTGTTGACCGATGATGTTTCCCTACAAAACTTCATGATCCATCTACAGGATGTCTGTGTCAACGGCCAAAACTAA
- the HDA3 gene encoding Hda3p (Syntenic homolog of Saccharomyces cerevisiae YPR179C (HDA3)): MDLLKILDTAPEPAIVDARTMGVSGDTSGDYWLPAPMCLYQKELTDQIVSLHYSDILKYFETSDYKEDIVLQSMKTMCLNSQLVATHPYLLIDHFMPKSLLTKDIPGHLSETSGKFCVLRDLMNLVQEYAMETLLVCRPGRTMDLLEALLLGNKVNIRRHDGQSIKTKQKKTRYACTCHLVPSEAAKAIALERDTRLGLVICVDPTVDTRAPHIQSILAQQQRKYGRTVPTIRVAVINSIEHCELFFGKTLDRNTRDYLVNVSAAMVVLRDVVGTLPPDLRPIYSQNLRYLIDWLDTPERPWPLPDVYPVKVYTAMDVERSLLTEVKYSQNNDSLEDAFTNGKKRNHRSHGQGNGGNAPISYYQIKRLKNDYIGNPLKQDMEQLTGISNNKCKDGLLDYHLSSGTLTHKLLQAIGSVYENLQLQDVELSHFAAVEQNQTAIFESHKEALSTIKKQLEDAISKKQRNNTLVDEYLKNSQNERDQLEVLEADISDLLGQLDGRHQGFKQLWDDLNQTENTLALYRTNANAKRSEASYMEEELIRAEKSVAESENEQTQLLRDVEHLEALIQDCREKDKQQQQVIKNKSKDMEDDITQKKEAVLALQNQLGTIMEYLKQLQTPRVRSPSNGHRSKHRGYV; encoded by the coding sequence ATGGACCTTTTAAAGATATTAGATACCGCGCCAGAGCCGGCCATTGTGGATGCACGGACAATGGGTGTGTCGGGCGACACATCAGGAGATTACTGGCTACCTGCGCCAATGTGCCTCTACCAGAAAGAACTAACCGACCAGATAGTGTCGTTGCACTATTCGGACATCCTCAAGTACTTCGAGACGAGCGACTATAAGGAAGACATAGTTTTGCAGTCGATGAAGACAATGTGCTTGAACAGCCAACTTGTGGCGACGCACCCTTACTTGCTAATCGATCACTTCATGCCGAAGTCACTGCTCACAAAAGATATTCCCGGGCACCTGTCGGAGACAAGCGGGAAGTTTTGTGTGCTGCGGGACCTGATGAACCTGGTGCAGGAATACGCGATGGAGACGTTGCTGGTGTGCCGGCCGGGGCGGACAATGGACCTGCTAGAGGCGCTACTGTTGGGAAACAAGGTGAACATCCGGCGGCACGACGGGCAGTCGATCAAGAcgaagcagaagaagacgCGGTACGCATGTACGTGCCACCTGGTGCCGTCGGAGGCGGCCAAGGCGATCGCTCTGGAGCGCGACACGCGCCTGGGGCTGGTAATATGCGTGGACCCGACGGTGGACACACGGGCGCCGCACATACAGAGCATtctggcgcagcagcagaggAAGTACGGGCGCACGGTGCCAACCATCCGTGTGGCGGTGATTAATTCGATCGAACATTGCGAGTTGTTTTTCGGCAAAACGCTCGACCGGAACACACGGGACTACCTGGTAAACGTGAGCGCTGCAATGGTGGTGTTGCGCGATGTGGTGGGGACCCTGCCGCCCGACCTGAGGCCAATATATTCGCAAAACCTGAGGTACCTGATAGACTGGTTGGATACCCCTGAGAGGCCATGGCCGTTGCCGGACGTCTATCCGGTGAAGGTATACACTGCAATGGACGTGGAGCGCTCGCTGCTGACCGAGGTGAAATACTCCCAGAATAATGACTCCTTGGAGGATGCGTTTACCAACGGCAAGAAACGTAACCATAGGTCCCATGGACAAGGGAACGGTGGAAATGCGCCGATCTCCTACTACCAGATAAAGCGTTTGAAAAATGACTACATTGGAAATCCCCTCAAACAAGACATGGAACAGCTCACGGGAATAAGCAATAACAAATGCAAAGATGGTTTGCTAGATTATCATCTGTCCAGTGGTACACTGACGCACAAGCTGTTGCAGGCGATAGGCTCTGTTTATGAGAATCTTCAACTACAGGACGTTGAGTTAAGCCACTTCGCTGCAGTCGAGCAGAATCAAACAGCCATATTCGAAAGCCATAAGGAAGCTCTTTCGACTATTAAAAAACAGCTAGAGGATGCAATTTCGAAGAAGCAGCGAAACAATACCTTAGTGGATGAATATCTGAAGAACTCCCAGAATGAACGGGATCAGCTTGAGGTCTTGGAGGCCGATATAAGCGACCTACTGGGTCAATTGGATGGCCGCCACCAGGGATTTAAGCAGTTATGGGATGACCTAAACCAAACCGAGAATACTTTGGCTCTATATAGGACCAATGCCAATGCTAAACGCTCAGAGGCTAGTTATATGGAAGAAGAACTCATAAGAGCTGAAAAATCGGTAGCAGAAAGCGAGAACGAACAGACACAATTGCTGCGAGACGTAGAGCACTTGGAAGCGCTCATTCAGGATTGCAGGGAGAAGGATAAACAACAACAGCAAGTCATCAAAAACAAGTCCAAAGATATGGAAGATGACATTACACAGAAAAAAGAAGCAGTACTGGCTTTACAAAATCAGCTAGGTACTATAATGGAGTACCTGAAGCAACTGCAGACGCCCAGGGTCAGATCGCCCTCGAACGGGCATAGAAGCAAGCATCGCGGTTACGTATGA